The Ensifer adhaerens genome contains a region encoding:
- a CDS encoding L,D-transpeptidase family protein, which produces MYRATFTTMKTGSLVTSATRTGLSLLAAVGFLAVDLTAAFAQDYRGYNRYGDDVMLVTPDGEILDYVPRSDEVQTMRDSRGRTLLIDSWGNVVATVVPNNRGRQRDYGGNRQGDYGGYRRQGDVDIYSNRRYRETERGYGYSEPGDVTGSVPDYRDVVPPSTDGNELPNSLPGLIDGTQEASVDPNDGNPMRQSMPPAISVKSKSRAEITALQVFLDREGFSPGVIDGKMGSNVTKAIEAFQQSTGETLDPNNTDDILERLRMNGGMPITSYTITAADAAGPYVASIPEDYAHKAMLPHMSFTSTTEMLGEKFHMDEAYLRELNPGVDFTIPGTIIKVINPGANKTGKVARILADKARKQVLAYDDAGKLIAAYPATIGSSDTPSPSGTVNVERIALNPGYTYNPKINFKQGNNDKILTLQPGPNGPVGTVWIALSKPTYGIHGTPEPSKIGKTQSHGCVRLTNWDATELAKMVSTGVTVEFVD; this is translated from the coding sequence ATGTATCGCGCCACATTCACCACAATGAAAACAGGTTCTCTCGTGACGTCAGCGACCCGCACAGGCCTCTCGCTCCTCGCCGCAGTCGGCTTTCTTGCCGTGGATCTGACGGCCGCCTTCGCGCAGGACTATCGCGGCTACAATCGCTATGGCGACGATGTCATGCTGGTCACGCCCGACGGTGAAATCCTCGATTATGTACCCCGCTCCGACGAAGTGCAGACCATGCGCGACAGCCGCGGCCGCACGCTTCTGATCGACAGCTGGGGTAATGTGGTCGCAACCGTGGTGCCCAATAATCGCGGCCGCCAACGCGACTACGGCGGCAACCGTCAGGGCGATTACGGCGGCTATCGCCGTCAGGGTGACGTGGATATCTATTCCAACCGACGCTACCGGGAAACCGAGCGCGGCTACGGCTATTCCGAGCCCGGCGACGTCACCGGCTCCGTTCCCGACTACCGCGACGTCGTTCCGCCGTCGACCGACGGCAACGAACTGCCAAACAGCCTACCCGGCCTGATCGACGGCACCCAGGAGGCTTCCGTCGATCCGAACGACGGCAACCCAATGCGCCAATCGATGCCGCCCGCGATCTCGGTCAAGTCGAAGTCGCGCGCCGAGATCACAGCACTTCAGGTCTTCCTCGACCGCGAAGGTTTTTCGCCGGGCGTGATCGACGGCAAGATGGGCTCGAACGTCACCAAGGCGATCGAAGCCTTTCAGCAGTCGACCGGCGAAACGCTCGATCCCAACAACACCGACGACATTCTCGAGCGGCTGCGGATGAACGGCGGCATGCCGATCACCAGCTACACGATCACGGCCGCCGACGCCGCCGGCCCCTATGTCGCGTCGATCCCCGAGGATTACGCGCACAAAGCGATGCTGCCGCACATGTCCTTCACCTCGACGACGGAAATGCTCGGCGAGAAGTTCCACATGGACGAGGCCTATTTGCGCGAGTTGAACCCGGGCGTCGATTTCACCATTCCAGGCACGATCATCAAGGTGATCAACCCCGGCGCCAACAAGACCGGCAAGGTCGCCCGCATCCTCGCCGACAAGGCGCGCAAGCAGGTGCTCGCCTATGACGACGCCGGCAAGCTGATTGCCGCCTATCCGGCAACGATCGGCTCGTCCGATACGCCGTCTCCGTCAGGCACGGTCAATGTCGAGCGCATCGCGCTCAATCCGGGCTACACATACAATCCGAAGATCAACTTCAAGCAGGGCAACAACGACAAGATTCTGACCCTGCAGCCGGGCCCGAACGGTCCCGTCGGCACGGTCTGGATCGCGCTCTCGAAGCCCACCTACGGCATTCACGGCACGCCGGAACCCTCGAAGATCGGCAAGACCCAGAGCCATGGCTGCGTGCGCCTGACCAACTGGGACGCGACCGAGCTTGCCAAGATGGTGAGCACGGGCGTCACGGTCGAGTTCGTCGACTGA
- a CDS encoding globin-coupled sensor protein translates to MKTEHAAAGTQDVAGRLNFMALDDAAKTSLKALKPILEKELKPALDKFYVKVKTTPETKRFFSSDAHIDRAKGAQVGHWANIVDANFNEDYSAKVRTIGLVHARIGLEPRWYIGGYALIAEHLITEIVKAHWPKAGLFSRKGTSAEDMGAMLSSLIKGVFLDMDLSISVYMDASDVTKQRAVQEEVLAAERALISKTFGAALKKIADGDLTARIGGDLPVAYQELGENFNHAIGELARAIGGIEAGASQIHTSAKEIAAAADDLARRTERQAANLEETAAAVEQVTRTVKQTAEGANQANSTVIAARANAEQSGEIVSHAIEVMQEIQTSSASIARIVDVIDEIAFQTNLLALNAGIEAARAGEAGRGFAVVASEVRALAQRCAEAAKDIQGLIAKSRGQVDDGVNSVNQVAQSLQQIVAQVVEVSSVFGAIRASTAEQATGLQEVNTAITQMDQITQQNAAMVEQANAASQALTGEAEHIATRLRAFRTSGQVQVSAGSGYRAAA, encoded by the coding sequence ATGAAAACGGAACACGCCGCTGCCGGCACGCAAGACGTTGCCGGTCGTCTGAATTTCATGGCGCTCGATGACGCCGCCAAGACGAGCCTGAAGGCGCTGAAGCCGATCCTCGAGAAGGAACTTAAACCCGCGCTCGACAAGTTCTACGTCAAGGTCAAGACGACGCCCGAGACCAAGCGCTTCTTCTCCTCCGACGCTCATATCGACCGCGCCAAGGGCGCCCAGGTCGGCCACTGGGCCAATATCGTCGATGCCAATTTCAACGAGGATTACAGCGCCAAGGTTCGCACCATCGGCCTGGTGCACGCCCGCATCGGGCTCGAGCCGCGCTGGTACATCGGCGGCTACGCGCTGATCGCCGAGCATCTGATCACCGAAATCGTCAAGGCGCACTGGCCGAAGGCCGGCCTGTTCTCGCGCAAGGGGACCTCGGCCGAGGACATGGGCGCGATGCTGTCGAGCCTGATCAAGGGCGTCTTCCTCGACATGGATCTGTCGATCTCCGTCTACATGGACGCCTCCGACGTCACCAAGCAACGTGCGGTGCAGGAAGAAGTGCTGGCTGCCGAACGCGCGCTGATCAGCAAGACCTTCGGCGCGGCGCTGAAGAAGATCGCCGATGGCGACTTGACGGCACGCATCGGTGGGGACCTGCCGGTTGCCTATCAGGAGCTTGGCGAAAATTTCAACCACGCGATCGGCGAGCTTGCACGCGCCATCGGCGGCATCGAGGCCGGCGCCAGCCAGATCCACACGAGCGCCAAGGAGATTGCGGCGGCTGCCGACGATCTGGCCCGGCGCACGGAACGGCAGGCGGCCAACCTTGAAGAGACGGCCGCTGCCGTCGAGCAAGTGACGCGCACGGTCAAGCAGACGGCCGAAGGCGCCAACCAGGCGAACTCGACCGTGATTGCCGCCCGCGCCAATGCCGAACAGAGCGGCGAGATCGTCAGCCACGCGATCGAGGTGATGCAGGAGATCCAGACGTCTTCCGCCAGCATCGCGCGGATCGTCGACGTCATCGACGAGATCGCCTTCCAGACCAACCTCCTGGCGCTGAACGCCGGCATCGAAGCGGCCCGCGCCGGCGAGGCGGGCAGGGGCTTTGCGGTTGTCGCCTCCGAAGTCCGGGCGCTGGCCCAGCGCTGCGCCGAAGCGGCCAAGGACATCCAGGGCCTGATCGCCAAGTCGCGCGGCCAGGTGGACGACGGCGTCAATTCGGTCAATCAGGTGGCGCAGTCGCTGCAGCAGATCGTCGCCCAGGTCGTCGAAGTCAGCTCCGTCTTCGGCGCCATCCGCGCCAGCACCGCCGAACAGGCAACCGGCCTGCAGGAGGTCAACACCGCGATTACCCAGATGGACCAGATCACCCAGCAGAACGCCGCCATGGTCGAGCAGGCGAACGCCGCAAGCCAGGCATTGACGGGAGAGGCCGAGCACATCGCCACGCGTCTGCGGGCGTTCCGCACGTCGGGTCAGGTGCAGGTCAGCGCCGGCTCGGGTTACCGCGCAGCGGCGTAA
- a CDS encoding DMT family transporter yields the protein MADMSLPKIAADHNRISFGLTLMVISVLLSPLIDIFAKLAIATVPSAEITAVRFLLQVVFILPIVLFRGSLFDLTWKKTGLHALRGGLLVVTMLSFITTLKVMEVADAIAIFFVEPIILTILGSIFLKETIGWRRYTACGVGFFGALLVIQPSMQEVGWIALLPVVAAFGLAVFLLVTRMVAQNEDPWSMQFHAGVWGALFCLVLLYFGEGTGSGIFDPVWPEGYTWYYLLGVGVTATISGVLGVYAYRAAPASVLAPLQYLEIVSATIFGWLVFGDLPDALKWLGIAIIIGSGLYIIWRERRVHKDTSVAPVSPAI from the coding sequence ATGGCCGACATGTCGCTTCCCAAGATCGCCGCCGACCACAACCGCATCTCCTTCGGGCTGACACTGATGGTGATCTCGGTGCTTCTGTCGCCGCTGATCGACATCTTCGCCAAGCTCGCGATCGCCACCGTTCCCTCGGCCGAAATCACCGCCGTGCGCTTTCTGCTGCAGGTCGTCTTCATCCTGCCGATCGTGCTCTTCCGCGGCAGCCTGTTTGATCTCACCTGGAAGAAGACCGGGCTGCACGCGTTGCGCGGCGGTCTGCTGGTCGTGACCATGCTCTCCTTCATTACCACGCTGAAGGTCATGGAAGTCGCCGACGCGATCGCGATCTTCTTCGTCGAGCCGATCATCCTCACGATCCTTGGCAGCATCTTCCTGAAGGAGACGATCGGCTGGCGGCGCTACACCGCCTGCGGCGTCGGCTTCTTCGGCGCGCTGCTCGTCATCCAGCCGAGCATGCAGGAGGTCGGCTGGATCGCCCTTCTGCCTGTTGTGGCCGCCTTTGGCCTTGCCGTTTTCCTGCTCGTCACCCGCATGGTCGCGCAAAATGAGGACCCCTGGTCGATGCAGTTTCACGCCGGCGTCTGGGGCGCGCTCTTCTGTCTCGTGCTGCTTTATTTCGGCGAAGGCACCGGTTCCGGCATCTTCGATCCGGTCTGGCCAGAAGGGTACACCTGGTATTACCTGCTCGGCGTCGGCGTCACCGCCACCATTTCAGGCGTGCTCGGCGTCTATGCCTATCGCGCCGCCCCGGCCTCGGTGCTGGCGCCGCTGCAGTATCTCGAAATCGTTTCGGCCACGATCTTCGGCTGGCTCGTCTTCGGCGACCTGCCCGACGCGCTGAAGTGGCTCGGCATCGCCATCATCATCGGCTCCGGCCTCTACATCATCTGGCGCGAGCGCCGCGTGCACAAGGACACGAGCGTCGCTCCGGTGTCGCCAGCCATCTGA
- a CDS encoding NAD(P)/FAD-dependent oxidoreductase produces the protein MATERTLPNLWHATAPAAPETRPLSQDLTTDVAIIGGGFTGLSAALHLAEKGVKATVIEAKMIGFGGSGRNVGLVNAGMWVKPDDLISTLGPEAGNRLLTELGDGPSMVYALVEKHGMPCEAVRNGTLHMAVGSEGVTEIKDREAQWQKRGAPVEALSAERAHALTGAEGFSGALLDRRAGTIQPLAYARGLARAALAAGAEIYTDTPLTGAEHQGDSWVLKAGNNTVRAKQVILATNAYGGLFAESPWQAHTQELTILPYFQFATNPLPDAVAKRILPERQGTWDTGLVMTSFRMDQQNRLIFGSIGRLDAIAEGTHRAFAARSLRKLFPFIGNFRFEYWWDGRIGMTTNNLPAMHTLAPNVVSVSGYNGRGIAPGTVFGRALASHVTGETSAIPLAETPVTPDTWRGVKSAFYHAGAQAKHFIDRRF, from the coding sequence ATGGCGACGGAGCGCACCCTGCCCAACCTCTGGCATGCGACGGCACCGGCCGCCCCTGAGACCAGGCCGCTCAGCCAGGACCTGACGACCGATGTGGCGATCATAGGCGGCGGCTTTACCGGCCTCTCGGCAGCGCTGCACCTGGCCGAAAAAGGCGTGAAGGCAACGGTCATCGAAGCCAAGATGATCGGCTTTGGCGGCTCCGGCCGCAATGTCGGCCTCGTCAATGCCGGCATGTGGGTGAAGCCCGACGACCTGATCTCGACGCTCGGCCCCGAGGCCGGCAACCGGCTGCTGACCGAACTCGGCGACGGCCCTTCGATGGTCTATGCGCTCGTGGAAAAACACGGGATGCCTTGCGAGGCGGTGCGCAACGGTACGCTGCACATGGCCGTCGGCAGCGAGGGCGTCACCGAGATCAAGGACCGCGAAGCGCAGTGGCAGAAGCGCGGCGCGCCGGTCGAGGCGCTTTCGGCCGAGCGGGCGCACGCGCTCACCGGCGCTGAAGGTTTTTCCGGCGCCCTGCTCGACCGCCGCGCCGGCACCATCCAGCCGCTCGCCTATGCCCGCGGGCTCGCCCGCGCTGCCCTTGCCGCCGGTGCCGAGATCTACACCGACACGCCGCTGACCGGTGCGGAGCACCAGGGCGACAGCTGGGTACTGAAGGCCGGCAACAACACGGTCCGCGCGAAACAGGTGATCCTCGCCACCAATGCCTATGGCGGCCTCTTCGCCGAGAGCCCCTGGCAGGCCCATACGCAGGAACTGACGATCCTGCCCTATTTCCAGTTCGCCACCAATCCGCTGCCGGACGCCGTCGCCAAGCGCATCCTGCCGGAGCGCCAGGGCACTTGGGACACCGGCCTCGTCATGACCTCCTTCCGCATGGACCAGCAGAACCGGCTGATCTTCGGCTCGATCGGCCGGCTCGACGCGATCGCTGAAGGCACGCACCGCGCCTTTGCCGCCCGCTCGCTGCGCAAGCTCTTCCCCTTCATCGGCAATTTCCGGTTTGAGTACTGGTGGGACGGCCGCATCGGCATGACCACCAACAACCTGCCGGCCATGCACACGCTCGCCCCCAACGTCGTTTCCGTCAGCGGCTACAACGGCCGCGGCATCGCGCCGGGCACCGTCTTCGGCCGCGCACTCGCCAGCCACGTCACCGGCGAAACCTCGGCGATCCCGCTCGCCGAAACGCCCGTGACCCCGGACACCTGGCGCGGCGTGAAGTCCGCCTTCTACCACGCAGGCGCCCAGGCCAAGCACTTCATCGACCGTCGGTTCTGA
- a CDS encoding GNAT family N-acetyltransferase produces the protein MITPPVELKTSRLHLRAARSEHAASVFTEYTGNSMAARFLPRGAHPAQSSTEAVIHAWGESSWADGDRFIWSIIDRSDQRPMGLFLMFVDGDGAEIHYGIGPAYWGRGLATEAGLAIMHWVKQQSPLSEVHTICAAAHESSCRVLEKIGLVRGQFLPDALLLKATGERIDGWSYRWRRSE, from the coding sequence TTGATCACGCCGCCCGTTGAACTAAAGACAAGCCGTCTTCACCTGCGTGCAGCCCGCTCTGAACACGCGGCGTCCGTGTTTACGGAATACACCGGCAACAGCATGGCAGCACGATTTTTGCCGCGCGGCGCTCATCCCGCACAATCCAGCACCGAGGCGGTCATCCATGCGTGGGGAGAAAGCAGCTGGGCGGATGGTGACCGCTTCATCTGGAGCATCATCGACCGCAGCGACCAGCGGCCGATGGGCCTCTTCCTCATGTTTGTGGATGGGGACGGCGCGGAAATTCACTATGGCATCGGTCCGGCCTATTGGGGACGGGGGCTGGCGACGGAAGCCGGTCTTGCGATTATGCATTGGGTCAAGCAGCAGTCACCCCTATCCGAGGTTCATACCATATGCGCGGCAGCACATGAGAGCAGCTGCCGTGTTCTCGAAAAGATTGGCCTGGTGCGTGGCCAGTTCCTGCCTGACGCCTTGTTGCTGAAGGCCACCGGAGAAAGGATCGACGGTTGGTCATATCGCTGGAGACGCTCCGAGTGA
- a CDS encoding DUF4432 family protein has protein sequence MLKTLEEPQDFQENHVLFDRLSALDIAAFVVDGVDLSPGAAIPSDGDPRIDRALAGFLFTCGPDHIRHPEAIEGGAEGARYPLHGSLAGTAVSHMEMASDGAECTATIEVALADGGRARVERRWRIDAARHEVVLEDRVVNSGVTAFPPVMMYHLNIGGRLLGDETRIVSASLAGGESAWCFGTGESAHFCLPAAVGSDGWSEVTLADLAGLGGRNLKVRFRADTLPFLQMWRCQRGEANVISIEPVSHRIAKRPELAAAGELTPLQPGEARSYAIAFSVV, from the coding sequence ATGCTGAAGACGCTCGAAGAACCACAGGATTTTCAAGAGAATCATGTGCTGTTCGACCGGCTCTCGGCGCTCGATATCGCCGCCTTCGTCGTCGACGGCGTCGACCTGTCGCCGGGTGCTGCGATCCCGTCGGATGGGGACCCGAGGATCGACCGGGCGCTGGCCGGTTTTCTCTTTACCTGCGGTCCAGACCATATCCGCCATCCCGAGGCGATCGAAGGTGGCGCGGAAGGCGCACGCTATCCGCTGCACGGGTCACTGGCCGGAACAGCCGTCAGCCACATGGAGATGGCGAGCGACGGGGCCGAGTGCACGGCGACGATCGAGGTGGCGCTCGCCGATGGCGGGCGGGCCCGGGTCGAGCGGCGCTGGCGAATCGATGCCGCGCGGCACGAAGTGGTGCTCGAAGATCGCGTCGTCAATTCCGGCGTCACCGCCTTTCCGCCTGTCATGATGTATCACCTCAACATTGGCGGCCGGTTGCTCGGGGACGAGACCCGCATCGTCAGCGCTTCGCTTGCAGGCGGGGAGAGCGCCTGGTGCTTCGGCACCGGCGAGAGCGCACATTTCTGCCTGCCGGCGGCCGTCGGTTCCGATGGCTGGTCGGAGGTCACGCTTGCGGATCTCGCGGGGCTCGGCGGCCGAAATCTGAAAGTGCGGTTCCGGGCCGATACTTTGCCCTTCCTGCAGATGTGGCGCTGCCAGCGCGGCGAGGCCAACGTGATCAGCATCGAGCCGGTATCGCACCGGATCGCCAAACGGCCGGAGTTGGCCGCGGCCGGGGAACTGACACCGCTTCAGCCGGGCGAGGCGCGCAGCTACGCCATCGCCTTTTCGGTCGTCTGA
- a CDS encoding TIGR01244 family sulfur transferase, producing the protein MDIRQINDEYSVTGQIAVEDLDQIKALGFKSIVCHRPDFEAPDQPTFDSIAARAEELGIETKHIPVGPMGVTADAVKSMVDALDEFQRPMLGYCRSGARSTAVYQQTQHIRG; encoded by the coding sequence ATGGACATCCGCCAGATCAACGACGAATACTCGGTTACCGGCCAGATCGCGGTCGAGGACCTCGACCAGATCAAGGCGCTCGGCTTCAAGTCCATCGTCTGCCACCGCCCGGACTTCGAGGCGCCGGACCAGCCGACCTTTGATTCCATCGCCGCCCGTGCCGAAGAACTCGGCATCGAAACCAAGCACATTCCCGTCGGCCCGATGGGCGTGACCGCCGATGCCGTGAAGAGCATGGTCGACGCGCTCGACGAGTTCCAGCGGCCGATGCTCGGCTATTGCCGTTCCGGCGCGCGCTCGACGGCCGTCTACCAGCAGACCCAGCATATCCGCGGCTGA
- a CDS encoding dihydrofolate reductase family protein: MAKLVFGMNQSLDGYVDHMEFAPSPTLFRHFIKEAEQQTGSLYGRRIYEIMRYWDDEHPEWDADRQAFAAAWRKQPKWVVSRSSASVGPNARLVDGDLAGAVRKLKAEHDGEIEVAGPVLAHSLTELGLIDEYRIYLHPVVLGHGNPYFAGPRPRLRLIAHDRIGEDVVRLVYVPA, translated from the coding sequence ATGGCTAAGCTCGTGTTCGGAATGAACCAGTCGCTGGACGGCTACGTCGACCACATGGAGTTTGCGCCAAGTCCCACGCTCTTCCGCCATTTCATCAAGGAGGCCGAACAGCAGACGGGCAGCCTGTACGGCCGTCGGATCTATGAGATCATGCGCTACTGGGACGACGAGCATCCGGAATGGGATGCGGACAGACAGGCCTTCGCAGCCGCGTGGCGAAAGCAGCCGAAATGGGTCGTCTCGCGCTCCTCGGCGTCCGTCGGCCCCAATGCCCGGCTCGTCGACGGTGATCTTGCGGGCGCCGTGCGCAAGCTGAAGGCCGAGCACGACGGCGAGATCGAGGTGGCGGGCCCCGTCCTCGCGCACAGCCTCACCGAACTGGGCTTGATCGACGAGTACCGGATCTACCTGCACCCGGTCGTCCTTGGTCACGGCAACCCCTATTTCGCCGGCCCCCGCCCGCGGCTCCGCCTGATCGCTCATGATCGGATCGGCGAGGACGTGGTGCGGCTGGTCTACGTTCCCGCTTAG
- a CDS encoding cupin domain-containing protein codes for MAEAYLISREQWADEPDAWKGEFEGGAYGAGLSVIFVSTDEIGYGPKLHRHPYPETFIVRVGRARFTVGDRIIDAEAGQIVVAPANVPHKFENLGPGRLETTDLHEAGAFSTEWLE; via the coding sequence ATGGCCGAAGCGTATCTCATTTCGCGGGAGCAATGGGCGGATGAGCCCGACGCCTGGAAGGGCGAATTCGAGGGCGGCGCCTATGGCGCAGGCCTTTCGGTGATCTTCGTTTCCACCGACGAGATCGGGTACGGGCCGAAATTGCACCGCCATCCCTATCCGGAAACCTTCATCGTCCGCGTCGGCCGCGCCCGCTTCACCGTCGGCGACCGCATCATCGATGCCGAGGCCGGTCAGATCGTCGTGGCGCCGGCCAATGTGCCGCACAAGTTCGAGAACCTCGGGCCGGGGCGCCTGGAGACGACCGATCTGCATGAGGCCGGTGCGTTTTCGACGGAATGGCTGGAGTAA
- a CDS encoding ParA family protein: MAVITFANAKGGAGKTTAALILSTELARQGHRVVVLDADPQRWITSWAEASGHIANLTVISHITPGSLECHIREAKDEADYIVIDLAGAKDQIVALALAISDQVLIPVQGCAMDAKGAAQILELIRQIQDRSGLRINHSVVLTRVNSLVTTRALQTIKAMLAERGVSVLDTPIVERAAYREIFDFGGTLQTMDPNRVSNLDKARENAAALAKEVQALMPVKTRRSWAARMPSWASRNAA; this comes from the coding sequence ATGGCGGTCATCACTTTCGCCAATGCAAAGGGTGGTGCGGGCAAGACGACCGCGGCGCTGATCCTGTCGACGGAACTGGCGCGGCAGGGGCACCGGGTAGTCGTCCTCGATGCCGATCCGCAGCGCTGGATCACCAGCTGGGCGGAGGCTTCCGGCCATATCGCCAACCTCACCGTCATTTCGCACATCACGCCCGGCTCGCTCGAATGTCATATCCGCGAGGCGAAGGACGAAGCGGATTATATCGTCATCGATCTCGCGGGCGCCAAGGACCAGATCGTAGCACTTGCACTCGCCATCTCTGACCAGGTGCTGATCCCGGTGCAGGGCTGCGCCATGGATGCCAAGGGTGCGGCTCAAATTCTTGAGCTGATCCGCCAGATCCAGGACCGTTCGGGCCTGCGCATCAACCATTCTGTGGTGCTCACCCGCGTCAATTCGCTGGTCACCACGCGTGCGCTGCAGACGATCAAGGCGATGCTCGCCGAGCGCGGCGTCTCGGTTCTCGACACGCCGATCGTCGAGCGCGCCGCCTATCGCGAGATCTTCGATTTTGGCGGCACGCTGCAGACGATGGATCCGAACCGCGTCAGCAATCTCGACAAGGCGCGGGAAAACGCAGCAGCCCTCGCCAAGGAAGTGCAGGCGCTGATGCCGGTCAAGACGCGCCGCTCCTGGGCTGCGCGCATGCCATCCTGGGCTTCGCGAAACGCCGCCTGA
- a CDS encoding thiamine pyrophosphate-binding protein: MKTGGQLIVDALVANGVKRIACVPGESYLAVLDALYDTDIDVLVCRQEGGAAMMADAWGRLTGEPGICMVTRGPGATNASAGLHVAKQDSIPMILFIGQVQSEAREREAFQEIEYRRAFTEVAKWVGEIDDPARIPEFVTRAFAVATSGRPGPVVLTLPEDMLTRSAEAPAAKPYQPVEGHPGPAQMKRLGEMLSNAKRPIAVLGGTRWTAESVAEFQRFAERWKLPVGCSFRRQMLFDHLHPMYAGDVGIGINPALAKEVKEADLILLIGGRFSEMPSSGYTLMDSPYPHQTLVHVHPDSSELGRVYRPELAIAASPRDFVAALESLAPPSEPSWSARTETMHAAYLKWSTPPETGPGAVQMGPIMNWIEANVPEDTIFTNGAGNYATWVHRFHRFRRYATQAAPASGSMGYGLPAAVAAKQLHPDREVICFAGDGCFLMHGQEFATAVRYRLPIITVVVNNGIYGTIRMHQERDYPGRVSATDLTNPDFAALARAYGGHGETVEKTEEFADAFLRARASGKPAIIEIKLDPEAITPTRTLSEIRAG; encoded by the coding sequence ATGAAAACTGGAGGTCAGCTCATCGTTGACGCGCTCGTCGCCAACGGGGTGAAGCGCATCGCCTGCGTGCCGGGGGAAAGCTATCTCGCCGTGCTCGACGCGCTCTACGACACCGACATCGACGTGCTCGTCTGCCGCCAGGAAGGCGGGGCCGCGATGATGGCGGATGCCTGGGGGCGGCTGACCGGCGAGCCCGGCATCTGCATGGTGACCCGCGGCCCTGGCGCGACCAACGCTTCCGCCGGCCTCCATGTCGCCAAGCAGGATTCGATCCCGATGATCCTCTTCATCGGCCAAGTGCAGAGCGAAGCGCGCGAGCGCGAGGCCTTCCAGGAGATCGAATACCGCCGCGCCTTCACCGAGGTCGCCAAATGGGTGGGCGAGATCGACGATCCCGCCCGCATTCCGGAATTCGTCACCCGCGCCTTCGCGGTCGCCACGTCCGGCCGCCCCGGCCCTGTCGTGCTGACGCTCCCCGAGGACATGCTGACCCGCAGCGCCGAGGCGCCCGCCGCCAAACCCTACCAGCCGGTCGAGGGTCATCCAGGTCCGGCGCAGATGAAGCGGCTCGGCGAAATGCTGAGCAACGCCAAGCGCCCGATCGCCGTCCTCGGCGGCACTCGCTGGACAGCGGAAAGCGTTGCTGAATTCCAGCGCTTCGCTGAACGCTGGAAGCTGCCGGTCGGCTGCTCCTTCCGTCGCCAGATGCTGTTTGATCACCTGCACCCGATGTACGCCGGCGACGTCGGCATCGGCATCAACCCCGCTCTGGCAAAAGAGGTCAAGGAAGCGGATCTCATCCTGCTTATCGGCGGCCGCTTCTCGGAAATGCCCTCGTCCGGCTACACGCTGATGGACAGCCCCTACCCGCACCAGACGCTGGTGCATGTGCATCCTGACAGTTCCGAACTCGGCCGTGTTTACAGGCCGGAGCTGGCGATTGCCGCCAGCCCGCGCGACTTCGTCGCCGCGCTCGAAAGCCTTGCACCGCCGAGCGAACCGAGCTGGTCCGCACGCACCGAGACCATGCACGCCGCCTATCTCAAGTGGTCGACCCCGCCGGAAACCGGCCCGGGCGCGGTGCAGATGGGCCCGATCATGAACTGGATCGAGGCGAACGTGCCGGAGGATACGATCTTCACCAACGGCGCCGGCAACTACGCCACCTGGGTGCATCGCTTCCACCGCTTCCGCCGCTACGCCACCCAGGCAGCCCCGGCTTCGGGCTCAATGGGTTACGGCCTGCCGGCGGCGGTCGCCGCCAAGCAGCTGCATCCGGATCGCGAAGTCATCTGCTTTGCCGGGGATGGCTGCTTCCTGATGCACGGCCAGGAATTCGCAACCGCCGTGCGCTACCGCCTGCCGATCATCACCGTCGTCGTCAACAACGGTATCTACGGCACGATCCGCATGCACCAGGAGCGCGACTATCCCGGCCGCGTCAGCGCCACCGATCTCACCAACCCGGATTTCGCAGCCCTTGCCCGCGCCTATGGCGGCCACGGCGAGACGGTCGAGAAGACGGAAGAGTTTGCCGACGCCTTCCTCAGGGCGCGCGCCAGCGGCAAGCCGGCGATCATCGAGATCAAGCTCGATCCCGAAGCGATCACCCCGACGCGCACGCTAAGCGAGATCAGGGCGGGCTGA